TAGATTTCACGTCGTTTCCTAACCAAATTTTTCAACCCATGCATGACTTTACATTGGCATTTTCCTAGCCTAGTATGATTCTTTCTCATTGGTGATCTTCCCTCCATGCCGAACATTCACATGTTCTACTATATGCTTTTTTTAGATTGAGAATCTGACATTGGATCTTATTCTGTGATTATATATCATCCAGAACAGACAATGTAGacttgttaaaaaaaataaccaatATTAAACGATACACACCGAGTGAAAATTATTACAAGCTCCACAAACAGTTGTACAGCTCAGTGCATAAGAAACACAAGTGCATACGAAATAGAGTGGAATAAAACATGCCATAAAGTAGTAGACAAGAGAGCGATGCCATAAGAAAGCAAGGACAGCTATAAGCTCGCTCTGTATATTCTCAACACTATATCGTCCCCTCACCATAAAACAGGAACGCTATACTGACACTATTGCCCCTCAATACTACTTCTGTCTGTGTCGACACCTTTCCACACAATGTTTTACGTAGTCACATTGCATAAATGACCTCCCCACTGCTGTCAAGATCAAGATCGGGATCGGAGTCCAGGTCTTCCAAGTCATCGTTCATCATGTCCAGGTTGTACAAACCAGCTGGAGGTATGGTAGCCTCCGAGATTATCTGCATGATGGTTTCAAGGCTCTGCATAGGCTGCTCCGGCTCTTCAAATTGGTCACCCATAGCCGTATCGTCCATCAGATCTGCTGGGAGGTTCTTGAGAAACCACACATGGTTCTTGATCTCAGGTATGGTGATGCGCTGACACATCACAATTCACCAACACTCGAATAGTGAGCAAATATAAAAGGCCAAATTAGAAAGCTACCCACTTTTTTTTGGAAACGAAAAGATGAACCATTGTTCACTTTCTCCataactcatttcattttgaagGCAGTGAGAGACCTGAACTCaagtacttatttttattgctgGGGCAAATTCTTTCAAGTTAAAACTATATCAAGTAGTATGTGTTTAGTTATGACCGATAGATGGAACAGATTAGGTAGACATCTTACAGATGCAATCTCGTACATGAAGACAgattaaaattcaaacttccaaaaatagaaatgcaAGTCAAGGATCGAATCACTCACTTGAGCAGGATCACCCACAAAGATCCTCGAAATCAGATGCAGACATTCCGCAGATATATTGACATGCTCTGGAATAGAATACTGAACATTTATGACTCTCTGAATTGTCTTACGGTAGTCCTTAGGGTTTTCAGGATCTTCAAACGGATAGGTACCAACCAGCATAACATACAATGTCACTCCACAGGACCACACATCTGCAATCTGAAACAGAAGTAGCATTAAGattcaaatataaacattATCACACAGTAAAGGAATCACAGGAAACCAAAGCATCACAAAAGattcaaatataaacattATCATTGAACGGGTAAACCAATTTATAGACTAAAGAATTGCCACGTGCCAACTTAGAAGATTAAAAAGGGTATGTGACGAAAAGTGAATTGAGGAATCCTTGGTGAATAGCTTATTTGTATTGGGAAAAACTTAGGTTGTTAAAAAGTTGGACCAGGAGGAAGCATTCACCGACTCAGCATGAGAAAATGAGAGCATTTACAACTTAGTATATGAGAAAATGGAGAGCATGTAACAATTTGGTATGAGAATTGGATTAGCACCTAAGAAAGACAGAAAGGAATAATATGCTTACAATATGGTTTTCAAATATTACTCAGTGTGCCAGGAGTTGTTTTACCTTGCCATCATATTCTTTTCTGTGTAGCACCTCAGGAGCAATATATGCAGGAGTACCCACTGTAGATTTTGGTTGTGAATGCAGCAAAGCAGACTGTAAAGGGACatttataaatagataattaaCAGAAAATTTCTGATAACCAGGCgtgaaaaatgacaaaataatactccatctctGAGAAAAATGTGAAATCCTCGATTTAAAACAGGAAAATATccctttcactttttttttctatataacttttaaaatgtcaattaaaTCATTAACCATCAATagttaatttatcataaatgtcATGAACCATAGAAAATATCAGCTGAAGTCATGAATTATcgataatttataaaaatttcctGGTGATCATTTTCCAGCTGCTGAACACTGACGTGGCTTGCCGGATGTCACAGtggaaatattaattatattttattataaactgGCCGGGCCAGGCCTGGCCTGAATATGGAGACATCCAGCGAAGCCACGCCAACATTCCTGAGCCAGCAAAGAAATCTCAGgacatttttttatcactTAGCGCTTATTCATGACTTCACTTGATATTTCGATGGTTTcagacatttttttataaaatggtaataatttgagattgaaaatgatctttttatatttcaaacatttttgataaaatttaaatagttttgACATTTTCCCATTTAAAATCCCAGAGAATAGGGAATCATAATACCAATAGATTATATGGAATAGATAACAGATTTGGTGACTACCTTGGAATACCCAAAATCACATATCTTCAGCCTAGGAGCCGGGCTCCCATCCAAGAGTGTGTTTTCCAGCTTCAAGTCTCGATGACATATTTGCTTTTAGAAGGGaataaagaaaagataaatcaaattaaagttGTATCCTAAGAGATTGTGATGGAAAGTATTTCTAACTGAAGCATTTGATACCATTGAATGACAGTAGCTCACTCCAGATATAAGTTGTTGAAAGAAGAAACGAGCCTGCGTGAGAAAAGATTGCAAATAAGAACCGAGTGTACTCAAAAGCCACTTGTACGCTAGGAAACAAACACATCAGAGTTAGTAAAAGAACCTCATCCTCACTGAATCGTCCTTTATTAGATATGCGCTCAAATAATTCTCCGCCAGATGCATACTCCATCACAATAGCAAGATGGATGGGTGTTAGAATCACCTAAAGCAGAGTATTTAAGAGCACAGTCAGAGTTAATATAATCGAAGTCGCTTAAATGTCAAGAGTATTAGCAACAAACCTCTCGAAATCTGACAATGTTTGGGTGCCTCAAAGATCTGTGATTGATAATTTCTCTCTGAACATTCTCATCTATCTGCAAAAGTTATCCAGATAATTTACATGCTAATCTTTGAAAACCAACTAAAGAACAAGTACAAAAGAAAATCTTGTCAATCTTAGATCATCCTTCGTGAAATCAATGACAGACCAGCATCCATAGTAAATGGAAGAACAAcatggatattttttttaggggAATTAAAATCCATTCTATAGCTGATTAGCAGAAGCACAAACTCTACTACGATTATAACTGACTCATTTACCCATTTTTCACTCAAAACACGTGTACAAATAACTAACGACAAGCACCAGCGCATTAGAAGTCAGATAAATATATGCTTCCATCTGTGTATGACAGTGTATGACAGCATAATGTCATTTTCCACTAGTTAGGCAATTACAAATAAAGTACTTTTCTTATAACAGCATAAACTTTTCTTCATGTCCTTAAGCTCTCCTTTCTGACATGTTCCATTTCAGTTGGTAAGAATGCATCCCACATAATGTTGTTCTAATTCACTGATTGATTGTGTTATTTTCCAGGGAGTTTTAACTATAACCTATGACAAACAACACAGAGCTTGGACatgccaaataaaaaaattgcaactTACTATCAAAAAATGtggaagaaatatttaaaaacatatcTACTCTAATTTATCCCatgttttgttaattttccACGCAACGGCATACAATAAGAGTTAGGGTTCCACTTGGTACCCACAAACTCCCAAAGTTCTTTAGTCATTTACTGATCAATATGCAATTCAAATTGTTCATCTCTTTGCCTTCCTAAATTTCATCCTTCAGAACAAGTCTTCAATTTATAGCTTATGCAAGCGATAAACATAAGGACGTCTGTTAGTGGTAAAAGTCAGACTGCTGGAAGTTTAATGGAGCAGAACCGAGAAAGTGAATACCATGACTAAACTGAACTACTTGAATAATGAAACactcaaaacaaaatataaatacaaacgTAACGCCACCTCCGAAGAGGGCCTTAACAGCTACATGCTGGACTTCACTAATATTCTGGACACCTTCTCTCTAATCTGGTGAAGGTTTTTATGAAAAGACAAAAGACTCCTATTACTACCATAATGTTAGAAGACACAAtactttaaatataaataacaatcTTAAAGATAAACATGACTCATCAaacaataaaagataaatactaACCAAACTACCACTAAAGATAAATATATCTTGATATCAAGAAGTAAACATGCCATAACTCCTTTAGATTAGATTTGATCGATATCAAAGACCTTACAAAACTTACTTTCAAAACtaaagataaatatttaaCCTGTCAAAACATTTCTCACAATGCCAGCTATTGTCATCATTTTAGTATCATGAAACAAATCTTCAACCAGTACTGTTATCGTACATAACATACTTTGGCAAGgattcatataatttattaaatattgtcCATTAAAAACGCAAAGTCAGTCACCAAATTTATCGGCCATAACCAGGCTTTGGCAGCTCCCAAGTTGAGAAAATTTACTGAGTACTTTAGCCTTCAAAATCACCTAAAAGATCCAAAGCCAAATTTTTGAGACCAGTAAAAGACTGGGAAGAACCGAAGAGGAAATGGCAACACACTTCCATTTTACAGATGCATTTAATCCGTGGAATCCAGCTCAATTCTCATATATCATGTTCACCCAAAGTTTATCTACTAATTTCTTCACAGAATATTGGCAGCTGGTCATATATCAGTGACAGTTACATGAATCGCAACAAGTACAAGAAGTTAATCTGTTGCGTTTCCATAGCAGAGGCAGCTGCTTTCATAAAAATCACATTCCCATAGTAATAGGTATAGTTATCTGTAACACTGTAGATACATGTTTGGTAAGTTCTAGATAATCACTAGTTGACATAAGAGCAGATGATACATTCTCAACCTTCCCAATTTGCTGATTGAGCATGGGAAAGGCAGCTACGAAAGGCAATTAAATTTCTCCCAATTCCCAAGCCAAGTGCATCTAACTCCGCTTTCATTGCTCCAAAAAACCCGAACAAACTGGATCCTTACCATAGATCTTCGTTACTGTCCaggtttccaaaattggaCTACAAAAATTTGGGGAGAACAAAGTGTCGACTAAAACAAGAAATTTCTTGATTGTTAAagtttaacatattttttatctttatttccaTTAATAGCTCGCcaataagaaataaaactgCCACCAAAACATCAACTTTCCAGCTTAAAACGAATAAAGAGTAACTGAAACCAAGTCGGGGCAATAGTATAATTCCGAGCATAAATACATCAAATATTTGATAGAGAAGTTAAGAATAACAGAAAAAGGAGGAAGTTAAGTTAAAACCGACCTTATCGCCTCGCTCAATATACTTAACCGCAACGAGCTCATTGGTCTGCTTATCCCTCATCAATCGGGCGACGCCGAAGTTACCGGAGCCGATATCTCTGACGAAGTCATAGCGATCACTATCGTGCATGATCGGCATATCCATACCGGGGCCCGGTGGCATTCCTGACCGATCCATTTCAGCAAAAAAAACTGTGACAGAAACTCAGCTAGCTAGCTCACATTACCGGGACGGGGAAGCGGCGGCGGTGCAGAGGATGATCGGCGATTTGATGAAGTCGGTGAGGTGGCAGatttgaagagagagagagagagagtgaggcGGTGGGTGTCCAAGGATCGGATTATTATCTCCTTGGTTTCTGCACCTATAACGGTGTCGTTTGGTGTGAGCTGAGAGGCGTTGAATTCCGCTTACTTGTAATTTGGGGTTTGTTGCAACTACCTATTTCACGCTTTTGCCCCTCCTTTGGATAAACTTTGATAACTCCATTCGCCACATCACTAATCTGTTTAACTGCTCTctgtttttacatttttaagaTGAtaattatgcttttttttttctctttttttcaaagaaaaaattgcAATCATGACgttcaaaattcaacaaatttgtaaccaaattttgtacaactaaaaattaatttattttaaaaaattaaatttatttatacatttaattaaaatatatagatgcatatatagtacatgaaAAGTGCAcaatattatgtttatatatttatgatttgtgtataatgtttttatttttttagaaccataaaatttaattagtgcatactttaaaattcaattttaaatttaatagaaagaaaaatcaaatataaaaataaaaaatgaagttaaaggctaataagtctttttaatttgtcttcttactatatttattattttaatatataattaatatattaaattattaatataattttattttagttgtataaaatttgattgtttatcGTCATTCTCCAAAACTAGAGAGAATATTTGGAATAGAAGGAGTAGCTTGTTTCTTTTTCCGTTATGTTCCCTTTTGTGAAAGCATTAATTATTGTCCCTTAAGGCTCAAGGTCAATGCAAGCATacaagtataaaaataataaataaacattttatatttttgatattgATAGTGAACGCTATGAGTAAACTAGGTCcgtctaaatataatttaattaggttaCCGGTGAATGTTTCAACTGCCTTACATATGATTTAAAGTCTAGTCTTATTGGAAACTAGTATTTTGATTAgatttgtttatgtttttggtcTTTCTTTTGTGCGTGTGGGAAAAtgctttattttatagtagtatataaagtTTATTACACAGTTCATCTTTATGAAcgatttattttcaaaactgTAAAGTCAAAGTAAGGTGCCTCCCAATGACAAACACTGCAATTTAGCCCATGTCTTGAATTGTTATATGTCCCTAATTTCTGAATCTTGTTACCAAATAATTTACgagaaagaaaaaactatCTAAAATATGACTAATGAATGTATACTATACTCTATATTAAATCTGGGTATCTCTAGGATGGAATGTATacatgtataattaattagatgaaatatatacatgtatggTGATTTGTAAAACATGATTACATGAGTATGATAATGCAGTAGTC
The nucleotide sequence above comes from Salvia hispanica cultivar TCC Black 2014 chromosome 5, UniMelb_Shisp_WGS_1.0, whole genome shotgun sequence. Encoded proteins:
- the LOC125188907 gene encoding serine/threonine-protein kinase SAPK10-like isoform X2, giving the protein MPPGPGMDMPIMHDSDRYDFVRDIGSGNFGVARLMRDKQTNELVAVKYIERGDKIDENVQREIINHRSLRHPNIVRFREVILTPIHLAIVMEYASGGELFERISNKGRFSEDEARFFFQQLISGVSYCHSMQICHRDLKLENTLLDGSPAPRLKICDFGYSKSALLHSQPKSTVGTPAYIAPEVLHRKEYDGKIADVWSCGVTLYVMLVGTYPFEDPENPKDYRKTIQRVINVQYSIPEHVNISAECLHLISRIFVGDPAQRITIPEIKNHVWFLKNLPADLMDDTAMGDQFEEPEQPMQSLETIMQIISEATIPPAGLYNLDMMNDDLEDLDSDPDLDLDSSGEVIYAM
- the LOC125188907 gene encoding serine/threonine-protein kinase SAPK10-like isoform X1, with amino-acid sequence MDRSGMPPGPGMDMPIMHDSDRYDFVRDIGSGNFGVARLMRDKQTNELVAVKYIERGDKIDENVQREIINHRSLRHPNIVRFREVILTPIHLAIVMEYASGGELFERISNKGRFSEDEARFFFQQLISGVSYCHSMQICHRDLKLENTLLDGSPAPRLKICDFGYSKSALLHSQPKSTVGTPAYIAPEVLHRKEYDGKIADVWSCGVTLYVMLVGTYPFEDPENPKDYRKTIQRVINVQYSIPEHVNISAECLHLISRIFVGDPAQRITIPEIKNHVWFLKNLPADLMDDTAMGDQFEEPEQPMQSLETIMQIISEATIPPAGLYNLDMMNDDLEDLDSDPDLDLDSSGEVIYAM
- the LOC125188907 gene encoding serine/threonine-protein kinase SAPK10-like isoform X3, whose protein sequence is MEYASGGELFERISNKGRFSEDEARFFFQQLISGVSYCHSMQICHRDLKLENTLLDGSPAPRLKICDFGYSKSALLHSQPKSTVGTPAYIAPEVLHRKEYDGKIADVWSCGVTLYVMLVGTYPFEDPENPKDYRKTIQRVINVQYSIPEHVNISAECLHLISRIFVGDPAQRITIPEIKNHVWFLKNLPADLMDDTAMGDQFEEPEQPMQSLETIMQIISEATIPPAGLYNLDMMNDDLEDLDSDPDLDLDSSGEVIYAM